One genomic window of Vicugna pacos chromosome 18, VicPac4, whole genome shotgun sequence includes the following:
- the RMI2 gene encoding recQ-mediated genome instability protein 2 gives MPGRMAAAAAAAAAASPADSISGGGPAAVRLPRSPPLKVLAEQLRREAEGSPGSWQLSRAAAGRGPLELTAVWMQGTVVAAGSGEARLRDPSGAFSVRGLERVPRGRPCLVPGKYVMVMGVIQACSPEPCLQAVKMTDLSDNPLHESMWELEVEDLHRNIP, from the exons ATGCCGGGCAgaatggcggcggcggcggcggcggcggcggctgcatcTCCCGCGGACTCGATTTCCGGCGGCGGCCCTGCGGCCGTAAGGCTCCCGCGGTCGCCGCCGCTCAAGGTGCTGGCGGAGCAGCTGCGGCGCGAAGCGGAGGGCAGCCCGGGCTCGTGGCAGCTGTCGCGGGCGGCCGCGGGCCGTGGGCCGCTGGAGCTGACGGCCGTGTGGATGCAGGGCACGGTGGTGGCGGCGGGCAGCGGCGAGGCGCGGCTGCGGGATCCTAGCGGGGCCTTCTCCGTGCGCGGCCTAGAGCGCGTGCCGCGCGGGCGGCCCTGCCTCGTCCCAG GAAAGTATGTGATGGTGATGGGAGTGATTCAGGCCTGCAGCCCTGAGCCATGCCTCCAGGCTGTGAAGATGACAGACCTCTCCGATAACCCTCTCCATGAAAGCATGTGGGAACTGGAAGTGGAAGATCTACACCGGAATATTCCTTAG